In Deinococcus irradiatisoli, the genomic stretch TCCACCATTTCGGCGGTGACGCGCACGCTCAGGTAGCGCTTGAGCAGGTACTGCAACCCGAAAAAGCGGGTGGCCGGAAAGCGCCCGCCGCGCGATTCGAGGTACGAGAACAGCTTGTGGGTGCCGGGCGGGTACTGCAAGAAGTGGCTGCTCTTGTAGCTGTCGGTGTCGAGGATGATGTTGTTGTCGCTGAGCGGGGCCGGGCTGGTCATGGTGGGCACTCCTTGAAACGCCTGCGAAAGGAAAGGGGAGGCGGTCAACCGCGCATCAAAAAGTGCTCGATGATGGCGTGGTGGTCCTCGAAGAACAGTTCCGGCGCGGCCAGCCCTTCGCTGAGCGGCAGCCATAGGGCGTCGGCGGCGTCGCTGCCGGGCCGCAGCACCGGCAACTGCCCGATGCCCAGATCGAAGTGAAAGGCGTGCGACACGGTGCGCCCGCGCAAACTGCGGTCGGGGTAGTCGAACACCGCCTGGGCGCGCAGCTGCGCCGCCAGATCGGCGGTCTGGAGGCCGGTCTCCTCCACCACCTCGCGCACGCACGAGGCCAGCAGGGTCTGCTTGACGTTCAGAAAGCCCCCCGGCATCGCCAGCCGCCCACGCCCGGGGTGCTCGGCTCGGCGCACCACCAGCACGTGCCCGCTGCGAATCACCACCGCGTCGGTGGTCACCAGCACCACCGGGTAGGGCGTGCCGGCCCAGGCCGCCCGGTAGCTTTGCAGGTAGCGGTACTCGGCCTGCAACTCGGCGAACTCGGGGCCGCGCCGAAAACGCTCCAGAAAGCGCCACACCGCCGGCGCCACGATGGCCTGCACCCGCTCCAGGTCGTCCTCGAAGTAGGCCCGGCGCACCTCGGTGGCGCTCAGCGGGCTCACCACATGGGTCGGCAGAAATTCCCAGGCCGGAAACGAACGCAGGTAGTAACTGCTCTCGTCCTTGAGGTGCCCGATCAGGGCCACGTCGCTGCTGCCGTGGGTGTGCGCCGCCACGCCGCGCTGCACCTCGCTGAGCCACAGCGACTCGTTGTAGTAGTAGTCGCGCACATGCACGAACAGCACCCGGCTGGCCTTGATGCCGGCCTCGCGCAGCAGGTCCAGCATCACCTGCTGGCGCTCCTCGGCGGTGAAGGGGTTCTTGGTGTTGCGCGCCGCCCTGGCCGAGCCGATCACCACGATCAGCTTCTGCACCTGTGCGAGGGCTTCCTCCATCACCGCCAGATGGGCGGCGTGCGGAGGCTCGAAGCGGCCGATGTACACCCCGAACGTGCGCTTGCGAAACCGCTGACTTGGCGTGGCGTCTGACATGTCTCATAAACTATACTCATGACTATGAGATAGGTGAGATGCGGCCATCTGGCCGCCCCGTTCCTCCGCCATCTGGCCGATCTGCCCCTGACGCCGGACCGCTAGGCTGAGGGGATGAGAAGGCCCCACGCTGCCCTGAGTTTTATCCTGATCACCGCCCTGATCGACATCATGGGCATCGGGCTGATCATCCCGGTGCTGCCGCTCCTGATCAAGGAACTGGCCGGTTCGGCGGCGGCGGGGGCGCGCTACATCGGCATCTTCACCGCCGTGTACGCCGTGATGCAGTTCGTCTTCGCACCGATCCTGGGCCGGCTCTCGGACCGCTACGGCCGCCGCCCGGTGCTGCTGCTGAGCTTGCTGGGCGTGGGGCTCGACTACCTGCTGCTCGCCTTCGCGCCCACCCTCTGGTGGCTGTTTGTGGGCCGCGTCATCGCCGGCATCACCGGAGCGAGCCTGACCGTCGCCAACGCCTACATCGCCGACGTGTCCGCGCCGGAAGACCGGGCCAAGAACTTCGGACGCCTGGGCGCGACCTTCGGGGTGGGCTTCATTCTGGGGCCGGCGCTGGGCGGTTTGCTGGGCGGGTACGGCCTGCGGGTGCCGTTCATGTTCGCCGCCGGACTGGCGCTGCTCAACATGCTCTACGGGGTGTTCGTGCTGCCCGAGTCGCTGCCGGCCGGGTCCAGGGGCCAGCGGCTCGGCCGCCAGGACCTCAATCCGCTGCAGCCGCTGGCGGCGCTGGGCGCGTATCCGCTGGTACGCAACCTCGCCGGGGCCTTCATCCTGCTGGGCATGGCCGGACAGGTCATCTTCTCGACCTGGGTGCTGTACACCGCCAGCGTGCTGGGCTGGTCCCCGGTGCAGAACGGCGCGGCGCTGGCCTTCTTCGGCCTGCTCACCGCCGTGGTGCAGGGCGGCCTGATCAGCACGGCGGTGCGGGTGCTGGGCGAGCGAAAGGCGATTTTGCTGGGCCTGCTGCTGGGCCTGGCCGAGATGCTGGTGCTGGCCTTCGCGCGCAGTTCGCCGGTGCTGTACGTTTCGCTGGTGCTGGGCGCGCTGGGCGGGCTGGCGGGGCCGGCGATGCAGGGCCTGATCAGCCGGCAGGTGGGCGAGTCCGAACAGGGCCGCGTTCAGGGCGCCCTGACCGGCCTCAACAGTCTGGTGGGCGTGGTGGG encodes the following:
- a CDS encoding bifunctional nicotinamide-nucleotide adenylyltransferase/Nudix hydroxylase, whose product is MSDATPSQRFRKRTFGVYIGRFEPPHAAHLAVMEEALAQVQKLIVVIGSARAARNTKNPFTAEERQQVMLDLLREAGIKASRVLFVHVRDYYYNESLWLSEVQRGVAAHTHGSSDVALIGHLKDESSYYLRSFPAWEFLPTHVVSPLSATEVRRAYFEDDLERVQAIVAPAVWRFLERFRRGPEFAELQAEYRYLQSYRAAWAGTPYPVVLVTTDAVVIRSGHVLVVRRAEHPGRGRLAMPGGFLNVKQTLLASCVREVVEETGLQTADLAAQLRAQAVFDYPDRSLRGRTVSHAFHFDLGIGQLPVLRPGSDAADALWLPLSEGLAAPELFFEDHHAIIEHFLMRG
- a CDS encoding TCR/Tet family MFS transporter, encoding MRRPHAALSFILITALIDIMGIGLIIPVLPLLIKELAGSAAAGARYIGIFTAVYAVMQFVFAPILGRLSDRYGRRPVLLLSLLGVGLDYLLLAFAPTLWWLFVGRVIAGITGASLTVANAYIADVSAPEDRAKNFGRLGATFGVGFILGPALGGLLGGYGLRVPFMFAAGLALLNMLYGVFVLPESLPAGSRGQRLGRQDLNPLQPLAALGAYPLVRNLAGAFILLGMAGQVIFSTWVLYTASVLGWSPVQNGAALAFFGLLTAVVQGGLISTAVRVLGERKAILLGLLLGLAEMLVLAFARSSPVLYVSLVLGALGGLAGPAMQGLISRQVGESEQGRVQGALTGLNSLVGVVGPLLATWVYAYFNGGGAAVRVPGAAFLMGAAFSLLGTVVAWAVLRRVPPRPAPPAPLVEEALSG